In Rhinolophus ferrumequinum isolate MPI-CBG mRhiFer1 chromosome 3, mRhiFer1_v1.p, whole genome shotgun sequence, the DNA window ttGGGGATAAGGGGGCTGAGAAGAGGAGGGGGTCCACCTCCCCACCCAGCACTTCatggagagacaggcagaggtCGACACCTTCCTGGGTGGTAAGCAGACATGGCCAGGAAAACCCAGCAAGAGAGGACACCTTGTCAGGTATCAGAACTGGCCTGTCCACCCTCTTCCAGAAGAGGAGCCTACCATGCTTTGCTTTACCAAAATCTACGACTGACCCACCCCCAGGAGGGGTAGCTGGAGGCGTTGGTGCTTCTGAGGCAGGGGGTAGGGGGGTTGGCTGGACATGCTCCCTCCCCCACGCATGTCCTTCACATGATGCTATCTTGGAGGCTCAGAAATCCCCAGTGGATCAAACTGACTGTCCCAAGGTTGGCTGACAGGGAAGGAGGGGCCACCTCTTGAATGAAGCCCTCTCTGACTGTTCCGTCCTCACGGCTACCTACCCTCCCTCAAACCTGCAGCCACGGGCTGGCACTGCCATCCAAACCATCTGTGCCTCCGGGTACCCCACTGAGTCATTCCACATGCTTTTTGGGGCAGCGGGAGCTGCCTTATACTCAGCTAtagcccttcccccacctcaaGCTCCCAGCACTCTACTTTGAgagctgttttttattttctgtcagaGAAATTTTTTGACATCTTCAAAAATAACTTGACTCAGAGAGAGCAACAGAAAAtgtgtacaaaaatataaatggccaaacaaacaaaatgaagaaaagcacatTTCAGGCAGGCTTTGCTCAGACCCAGACCCACATTCATACTCAGCCACTTCCTTGCCTTGGGGCCTTGCCTGCGTCATTTGGACTGTTTCCTCAGATGTGTCACTGAGGGTAGTAAGGCCACCCCACCTggtagttgtgaggattagaaaGGGCGGCTGCAGGTTACTGGGACAGCCCCGTGCTAGGGCGTCACTACACAGCCCCACACGCAGTGGTCTGGGGTGACCGGTAATAGCATGAGGGTGCTCACAGCTGTCTGATCCCAGAAACCCCTTTGTGGCAGGAACGAGCCTTATAGGTTCCCAAAGCCCCTTCTCACAGGTGATCACACTCCAGCACTGGCTGGATTGGCACAACTCCAAGGACACTGTGCCCTGGCTTTTCTCCCTCCTGGTGCCACGCTGTGCTGCCAGCACAAGAGTGGACATATCAGTCCATCTTGTCCCATCGCCGAACAAAACTAGCATGGTGTTCAGTGCACACagtaacaataaaacatttacagGGCTGATCTCCTGTGATAGACAAAAAACCCCTAAGAAACACAGTGGTATATTTCTACATCTAGACAATTCTCGCGGATGGAAGGTGGAAGGGTGGAAGACTGTTCTAGCAGAATATTCCAGTAGAAGTACTAGGAAGGAAAAGTTCATCAGGCAGACAGTTCACTTGGGGAGGGGAGAACACTGTGCAAGCGAACGCCCAGTGTGGCCGGTGACAAACACCGCTCCTCCCCCTGCCAGAAGCCGTGCAGCACTCTGGGAGGCACCTGTCTGGCACCTTTCCTGGAACCTCTCACCTTGTTTTCTACAGACTGGTTCCTATGTGTGGCCTCCAAAATGGTGATGAACTGCCGGTACTGGGGGTTGGTCCAGCGGCCGATGCCTGGTAGACAGGAGATAGGAAACAGTATTAGGAAAGCGGGGAAGCAAGATGAACAGGTTTCAGGAAGAGAATTAGAGATAAGCAAGGAGAAGGCTCTGGAAGGAgagatgagaggaaaaggaacGAAGGGCCCAGGATCTGGGGAAATGGAAGACTGGAACCCTTCTCCACATCCAGCAACTGGCTAGAGCATTTTCCCCGCCTTAGCctcttccatttgtttctttatacACACTggccttcctgcctccagaaTGGTCATCCGCCCCTGTCAAGACACTGCCCCAAAACCTCACTATTTGCCCTGCAAACATTGGGCTTCTCTTCTTTTCCACTGCCATCCTTCTCCAGCGCTTGCTGCTATCTCTTTCCTGTACAGCCTAACTagctgctggctggctggcttcaTGGCTCTTGCCCCAGAATTACTTGCTCACTGAACGCAagtccctttcctccctcctcggTCTCTTCACTGTACCACTCGGCACTCTTCCTGTCCCTCAACATCCTCTCATCCTCTGCTTCCTGGATCCACTGTTGCCTCCTTCCAGTTTCTGGACTGTTCCTCCCCTGCCTTCAGGCTGCCTCCTTCCCTGAGAGTCATTCTGAATGCTGAGCTCCCTTTTCTCAGTGATCGCACctgctctcccttctctgccGAGGAGCCTCAAACCCTGACACCTCTCCTTCCAGTCACCCCATGGGTGTCACACGCCAGGCACTGCTGTGACATGGGAGAGACAGTAGGAAACTGGCACATTGGCACTGGCTGCCACtttggttgggggtggggtgatttTCACCACTTTGGCTGAAGAAAGACAGTAAACAGGAAAATTTCAGAGAGGGAtgagtgctataaagaaaataaaaccagaataaACTAGAATGCTATGTATCATTGAGGATAGAGCCCTCAGCAATACTGAGAATGAAGCAAACTGCAGAATGATTTGTGCAGAGTGGTGCCATTTGTGTCAAAAATGTAAAGTGCACACAAAAAAATGCTATATATTGTTTACACTTACGATACGAGTATGTCACAGATtctaagacatattttttttcacagtCGAAAACTGTGAAATCAGTATGCATTTTACAATTCACAGCAGCTTAGATTTGATGAAGTGAGggatatatttcataaaaaaacaaaaacatggacCAGGGAAAAACCCACATCAGATGACAGTGGTTATTTCTGGGAAAAGAGGAACATGGGCTGGGGAAGAGTCCCAGAGCAACGCCAGCTCTACCTGTAATGCTTCAGGATTTTACTGCAGAGGTATCTGAAGTAGTATCACAACACATAAGCATTTCAGTTATTGATGTTTTGTTCTCTAGACTTTTCTGTATTTGATTTCcctcataattaaaaataaataaaattgggtccgcccagtggctcaggtggttagagcaccgtgaggtcactggttcgattcccacgtgggccagtgagctgtgccctctacagctaagattgtaaacaacagctctccctggaggtgggctgcggtgagcagctaAAGGTTGGCATAAGCTGCGGTGAGCTGCCGGGCTGCCACCGTGTGTTGCCAtgtgctgccatgtgctgccatgagcagccagtggccagcgcGAGTGGCAGGCAGCCATCGTGAGTTGCCATGgactgctgagtgctgccgtgagctgctgtgaatgGCCAACTGAAGACctgcaaccgactgcctcagctgggggagcgcaagggtcataataccagcatgggccagggagctgtgtcctacacacctagactgagaaacaacagcttgaactgttGTGGCAGGGGGCAGgtagaagaagggaggggagaaaaagaaaaataaataaaattaaaaattaagacaaaaccAAGGGGTAGAAGCTACTTTTAGACGGAAGAGGGAGCTCAGCCCTGTGGATATCAGGAGGCAGAACACCCTGGCCTGAACCCAACTGCAGCCACTCCCTTCTCCAAGCATTCCCCCCACCCAGATTCTATCATGTGCACCCACCGGGGGCAATGATTTggtttgtctcttcatttttaaattgtgagatataacacacatacataaaacatacattcaatttaaaaaatacaaaggaaacgTTCATGTGACCATCACCCAGgtcaagaaagagaacaaagccaCCTCGCAGCAGAAGTCCTCCCCTTCGTCTTTGCTCCCGCTCCCAGGTAATCACTCCTGACTTTCAAGATAACCATGCCCATGGTTTTCCTTAGTGTTTGCCACTTATATATGCATCCctttggaactttggaaacataGTGGAAACATACTGCATAAACCACTCAACGCCACGTTTGTGAGATTCATCTGCGCTGCTGAATGTAGCCTGAGCTTGTCCTGGCATCACATTGGCGCGTTCTGATGCAGGACTGCACCATCTACCTAATGTATTTATCCGTCCTCCTGTCTGTGGCTGTGCACTTGTTTCCAGTTTAgcataattataaacatatatggaAAGACGTGAAATTGTTGTAGGGTATATGCAGCTTTTCTAAGTAACAGCAAACTTTCCTagtcattttttcatatttacaatTCAAGCCCTTTAAGGAAAAGATCATGCCTTGACCATTCTCAATTATTTCCCCTTAGGGCCCAAGACAAAATTGCTGAAATTACTTAATAGATATTTACCCAGTGATGGATACAAACCAGGCTCTCTCTCCACCTACCTCGGAGGCAGGCCACACCTGCCAGCAGAAGTAACAATGTCCCAGCATAGTGAGAAAATGGCACCACTTTGGACAGACTCAAGTaacctgggaggagagagggactaCGTGAGAAGCTTTCCCCACTGCACCTTAACTCCTCTTCCCAGTTCCGCCCCAAcctccaccccacaccctctCACTGGGACAGCCATGCCCTCAGAGGAAGAAGATGCCTGATGGAAGAGGGAAGCCAAGCCATCTTTGCAGGTCCCCTTTCCTCTTTAGGGGGTCGGCTCATCTGCCAACAATCTGCCCGTTTCCTGTCCCACCACCTTTGAAACCACACTGACCTTTCCTGTATAAGTAGAAGAAGGCGAAGGGAGAAGAGTAGTAAGAGATGGACCAGAAGACTGAAGCCTGCAGCAGAGAGACAGGGACAAGCaatcaatacacacacacacacacacacacacacacacgcacacacacctgcCCTTTACCAGGCCTAAGCTCTGAGCAAAGTGGATAACCTGACGGATATCATATGAAGTACCTATTCTGTGTATGGCATcatgcacacagtaggtgctcaatatttgttgaaaggcAATGTGTCAGAGCATAATAGAGGCTAGGTGTAGgttctattttcttcctcttatcGTCTCCAGACATAATTCATCACATTTAACGGCCAGTCTCTCTACTCAAGTTAATCAAGCCTTTTCAATTGGCCCTGCTCAGGACAGTCCCTGGTCTGGTCCCAAGAGATGCACAAATGTCACCACAGGAACCCTGCCAGAGAAAACAGCTGTCTCTAGAGCCAAAGAGGTTAGTTGCCAGGGAGGACAGGTCACTGGGGACTACAGGACTCAGCACCTGCAAATGGTCCCAAGAGTAAACACATTTTCCTCATGGCTCAGGCTGTCCCACAGAAAGCAGGGCACACGCCAAAGGGGAGTACCAAGTATGCACGTGCTTGACAGGGAGTCTCTGTGTGTTGGAGAGGTCTGCTGCAGAGCCTGGAGCATCCCCCACCCTGGGGCCGCTGCGTTCTCCCAGGCTGGGGAGGACAAAGTTCAAGAGGCAGAGGGGGCTGAAAAGATGCAGTAGTCTCAGATGTCAGAGCAGACGTACCAGGGCCAGGATGCTATCggcatgtttctccagggcccgggGCTGATAGTACGTATCCTGCCAAAACAGATGCCTGCGTTAAGGACCCTGCCCATTGACAagtcctcccccttcccttctggaaGCCCTGATGTATGTCCTCTGGTTCCAGCCTCCAAAGCTGCCTCTCCTGGGACATCCCTGGCTCCGGAAGAagcccctcttccccaccccctctcctaaCCTGATTTCCCACCCCGACCATGAGAACAAATACAGAGGGCTGGACTTGGAAGCAAAAGTGAAAGCAGGATTGGACGACTTTTGCTCCTTTTACTACGACCCAGTTTCAAATGGGTTGTGGACGGATgcctgtggggagaggggggttagGCAAGAAAGGAAAGACACCATGACATCGTTCCTTTAAGAGGGAACGATGGACATCAGAAATAAGAGTAGGCTGATTAAGGAAGAAAATGTGGCTGGCTGGTGGCGGGGCAGTTTGTAGGGAACCGGAAACATGATTTGAGACTACAGATAAAAAGTAAGACAACTTAGGGGTACACACATCTCACCACACCACTCCCACCACCCCCAGCTTTCATGAGTGCAATGACCATTGGGTCTTCAGGGAAGGTTGCGGGATGATGTGGAGAGCAGCGGATAGGTGATATGTTGAAGAAGtcatgtggaaattaaaaacGTACTAAGGGGAAGATAAAACGGAGCCGGGAAGGCACCAAGGGTTACTGAGTGTGAAGAATTCGAGAGTTTGACGTCAAAACCATCCAGCTCCCGAATCCGCGCAGAGTCTCTCCCACGACTGAAAGAGTCAACTGGAACCGGCATGAACCATGACAGACAGGGTGGGGGGCCGCGAGAGGAAAAAGCAAGGAGGGGCAGTCGGAATGAGAAAGCGGTGGCAAACAGCGAAAAAGGAGGTGGCCAGTACACGGGCGTGACTTTAACCCCGGAAACACAAGGAGCGCAGACTCTGCGCACAACTGTGTTGACAAGCAGGCTCCCCCGATTTCCAAAAATGGGAGCTTCTGGGGAGCAAAGGCCGCAAAGGGGGTTGGGCCGTACCATGTTTCCGACCAGGGGAGATCTCGACTCACCCAGGAGCTGGAATGGGGGGTAGTGACTGAAGTTGGAGTCTCAGAGACGCTGGACGGGGCCCTTTCAGAGTCCCTTTCCCGGTAGATTTTGTAGAGCCGGGGGCCAAGGACGCAGCTCAGCAGCTTCGCCATGGCCCCGGCTCGGGCCGCTGCTCTCGCAGCAGCAGGTCCCCCTGCTGGCCCCGCCCCAGGTGCTGCGTGCTCTTGACGTCAGCACGTACCGGCTCCGCCTCGTACCGGCTTGAGACATTTTCCGCGCTTCGTGAGAAGGATTTCGTGCAGTTGGACCTACGGGTGCAGCAATGGTCAGAAATTCGACGAAGGCCTTTGGAACACGGAGAGTTAGAAAATTATCAGGCATAGTTCAATCACATTTTTCTATCGCTTAATAATATTGGCAGACACTCGAGTGACATTGGGAACGAGCGGTAGGATTAGGAGCCCTTGACAAGAGCAACAAAAAAGGTAAGGTGTCTAGGAATACatctaatcagagaaatgcaagattttatgaagaaaattatataaagttattGAAAGAGGTAAACGAAGGcttgaataaatggagagctaCACCATGATCATGGATAGAAAGACTGAGTTTTGTTAAATGTGTGAAATACTGGTAAATAGATGAATCGTCGCTCTTAAGCATGGACAAATCTCAAAACcacaatgttaagtgaaaaaaaagaaagccacagaaGATTACATACAACATGACACCATTGTCTAAAAttcaaaaacacataaaatttaatgAACCAAgtaagtgaaagagaaagaacaaatttagACAAGTGTTACACAACGTAAAGGACCTTTGACTGAAATGGTAATAGTCTGTTTCTTAATAGATATAcaggttttagttttctttgtacATTACACCTACATAATATAGAAACTCTGCCTTTTTAGTATAGTAACCACATACACAGAAAAGTGCATCAATTGACTGTGTctcagcacccagatcaagaacaCATTACCACACCTAGAAGACCCTCTCTAATCACCGCCAGCTGCTATCCACCCCCCTAAGAGTAACCACTACCTTAATTTTTAACCTCTTAGATCAGTTTTGCCTACTTTTGtactttacataaatggaaacGTACAATACATGCcctttgtttctggcttctttttgaGATTCAGCCTTGCATGTCACTGTGGTTTGTGCATTCTCGTTGCTGTGGAATGTCCCATTGTGTgcatataccacagtttatttagcTATTACACAGTTATATGTCAGATATAGTCTTTGGTATGCATGGACTATTTtatcaaaactaatttttaaaaataagtagcccttaaaaatatatataacacattacAAACTATTAGAGCTATATGAAGGTCTGCTCTGAGAGCCCTGCCTGGAGCAAAGGGATGAATCAGTGAATTTTCCAGGCCCCTGCTCTCCTTCTCCTTGAGTAATAACTTAATATACTCATCAGAAGCTCAGAAGAGGTCTGTGGTGTGCCAGGCAGCCACAAGGAAAGTCATTCTAAATCATTTCTGAAGTACTGACTGGGCATGCAGTCTCGTACTGGGTTCCATGGAGACCAACATGAAGACAGTTCTTCGCTCATGGCTGACGTCTTTTAAGGTTGGAGGAGAGAACACAGAATGGACTTCCAGACTGACAGGCGGGGGACAGCTATGACCCCTTCTGTGCAGGTTTCTTAGCACGAAGAGTCTTTGATCTGAGTCCCTTCACCTACGTGGGGTCAGAGGGTAAGGAGGTCATCTTTGGAATGGCCTAGACTAGGTCTTCTTCCTTCAGAGCAGAAAAGTGTTGGTCACTTTTTCCCCAGTAACCATGCAGCTGGGCTTTATCTTTCCAGCATTCCCATCCCCTCCAAAGGCCCATGTCACTCCAGACCAGGGAGTATGGGCCTTTATCTGGGCTGTTTCCTCCCTGGGGACACCAGCTCCCAGGCAAGAGAACTTGGCAGGCTCTCCACATGGCGGTCTtattcctcctccttctgctcctctgTGGGGCCCCCCATGCTGCTGCAGGTAAGGAGCAGGAGGTGAGGGATTCTGCAAGGTCGTGAGGCACTGTCACTGTTTCTCCTTAAAGACCTGGGGAAGACATCTGACTCAAGAAGATAGATTTACCTTGACTCACCTCCCCTGCCTCTAATACTGGGGAAGACTCAGAGACAATGAGGGTCCAGGTCATGTAGAGTTTCcattagaaaataagaatggATGAGTAAATGCttccaggagaaggaaaaggCGAAACATGAAAGAGAGATATGGGCGTTTGCCAACTATTCCAGCCTTTTCCCTCTTATCCTCAGATTCTCTCACTCTTTTGGGGAGAGGCGAGGAAAGCCCCTACCTCTTTTCTCCGTCTCACATTTTTTATAGCTGTCACTTGAGAAATGTGCTCACAGGCAGGCCACTGCTGAGGGatcttagaaaggaaggaagccaggGGTTTGGAGGTCCGCTGGGTGTTTGTTGATCTGATGGAGGTCTCTGGCCTCACACAAGCCGCTTCCCACAGACAACATCCTGGCCATCCACGTGGTCTTGGGGGAGGCCGTGGAGCTGCCATGTCCCTCACCACCCACCCTGCATGGGGACGAACTCCTGTCCTGGTTCCACAGCCCTGCAGCAGGCTCCCCCACTGTCCTGGTGGCCCAAGTCCAGGTGGCCAGGCCAGCCGCAGAGCCTGGAAAGCCTGGAAGGGAATCCAGGCTCAAGCTTCTGGGAAACTACTCTTTGTGGCTGGAAGGGTCCAAGGAAGGAGACGCCGGGCGATACTGGTGCGCTGTACTGGGTCAGCGCCACAAGTACCAGAACTGGAGGGTGTATGATGTCTCCGTGCTTAGAGGTGAGTGGGGGCATGAAAACCAGGGGACACCGGGAGATGGGGGAGCCAAGGCAAAGAACTGAGGGgtccctctctccccacaggATCCCAGCTATCTGCAAAGGCTGCAGATGGATCCCTCTGCTCTGTCCTCCTGTGCTCTGTGGTCCCCCCCAGACGCCTGGACTCTGTGACCTGGCTGGAGGGGAAGGGTCCTGTGAGGGGCCGGGTACAGTCCTTCTGGAACAATGGGGCTGCCCTGCTCTTGGTGTGTCCTGGAGAGGGGCTTCCTGAGCCTAAGGGTCGTAGACCAAGGATCATCCGCTGTGTCATGCCTCAGAACAAAGGGGTCAGCTTTAGCCTGGCAGGTAAACTGAGGGAGATATGGGAAGGCACATCCCATACCTGCTGGCTGGAGAGGAGGTGAGAGAGGAGGCAAATCTGTCCAGGAGGGATGATTTCTGGTGGAGCTGACCATATCTTGCAAGAGGAGGACTTTTTTCTCATTGACTGATTCCATAACAGAGAAGAGGGTTGGTTAAGCCAGCTATCTGGGGGGATAGACCATAGCCAAGAGTGAGAAGGAGAATCCTGGTGGAATATAGCATCGTCTAGAAATAGGCCAATCTGATTTGTGTGGCACATCCCatagcagaaaggaagaaaataagaattactGCTGGAGGAGTTGTCTTTTGAAGAAAGGATGTATGCACTGATGTTATAATGGCCCATTGACAGTgaaggcagaggagaaaaaaatagaatcgTTTTATAAGAAAGTCCTTTACACAGAGGCAGAATGCTATTGGATGTGGAATAACCCGTTTACAAGGCCGGAGGGAGCAGCAAGTGGCCATTATTTGGGGAACAGAGGTCACCCATGGCAGCCGCTAGGCT includes these proteins:
- the LY6G6F gene encoding lymphocyte antigen 6 complex locus protein G6f, yielding MAVLFLLLLLLCGAPHAAADNILAIHVVLGEAVELPCPSPPTLHGDELLSWFHSPAAGSPTVLVAQVQVARPAAEPGKPGRESRLKLLGNYSLWLEGSKEGDAGRYWCAVLGQRHKYQNWRVYDVSVLRGSQLSAKAADGSLCSVLLCSVVPPRRLDSVTWLEGKGPVRGRVQSFWNNGAALLLVCPGEGLPEPKGRRPRIIRCVMPQNKGVSFSLAASMDASPALCAPSTGWDVPWILTLLLAAGQGVTILVLSVMLWRRRIHGAQCRDASIPQFKPEIQVYENIHLARLSPPAPRTRWSP